A segment of the Methylomonas paludis genome:
TTTTCCGCTAAAAACCGCCTAATCTGTTCATGCCAGACCACCAGTTGTTCAGGATTGGTATCCAGCAGCACAAAATCGTCGCAATAACGCAGATAATAACGGCATTTGAGTTGATGTTTAACAAACTGATCCAGACAATTCAGATAGACATTGGCAAAAAACTGGCTGTTGAGATTACCAATGGGCAGACCTTTACCGGCTTCACTTTGTAGCAGGCTTTTGTGTGGCGGCATGTGCTGCAACAAGCCGGGTTTGCCTTTATAGCTATAGTGGGCGGTACAATCATGAAACACCAGTAATTTACATAACCAGAGCACTTCCGGACTGTCAATATGCGGTTTTAATAAAGACCACAACAAGTGCTTATCAATACGCATGAAATAATTGCGCACATCCAGTTGCAGATAGTAGGCCCGCCGCTTGCCGTTCCCAGATGCGCTACGGATAAACTGTGTCAGACGATCTACCGCTTTGTGAATGCCTTTATCTTGTCGACAGGCATAGGAATCATGAATAAATACCGACTCCCAGTAGCGTTCCAGTTCGTGCACCAGCACATGATGGACGATGCGATCCCGAAAATCGGCGGCGAATATTTCCCGTAGTTTCGGGCGTTCAGTAACAAAACAGACAGACGCGGATGGGCGATAGCTGCGATCTTGCAGCGCCGCCGACAGTTCCAGCAGATTCAGTTCCTGTCTAGCTTCAAAACGCAAGGCGTTAAAGGTATTGCGTTTGTGTCTGCGGCATAATAGATAATGCTGATACAGACTGGCGAAGCTGAACAGTTCTAGGTGTTGCTCAAAAGCGATCATTCTCCGGGGCTGACTGCCCATGCATAAATCTGGTTGTTCTTATTGTTGTTGTTCTGGTTGCCGTTGTTGGTATTGAAGTTCCATGCGTTGTTAGGATTGGACGCATACTCCGTACCAGACCAGTACGCATAGGCCGACGCATAGCCTGTTTACTTTATGGTTGCAAAACAACCCACTGTTTGGAAATCCGCTTCAGCGGTATTCCGCACTGTATGGTCATACCCGGTAAACCGGGTGAAACAGGCGCACAATGATACAACTCGGCTCGCTGTGCTGACGATTTTACGGTCAGCGCATTCTGGCGCTTTTGTCCGGCTTTTTCTGCGGGGACTGACTTTGGCTTTTCAGCCAGCCCTCGTTCTGTCTGCAAACTTTTGCCGTCAGTTCCACGACGTGGCTGTAGGCATTAAAACTTTTGAAAGCCTGGGCTTCCTTGGCTATCCTGACTAATAACAGCAGTTCTTCAAGTTGATCGCGCAAGGTGCCTAAAGCCTGCTGTTTATCACTTTGGTTATTGGCCTGGATAATCAGGGTTACGGTTTTACGGCTGGCATTGCGTAGCTCACTACCCAGGGTGTATTTGTGGTAACGGCTAAAATTGGCGACGATTTTTTCAAAATGCACCGCCAGATTTAAGGCATCGCGGTAAATCGGCAGGTGTTCGTAACGCGCCATTCCTTTCCTTAAGCTAGCAGACTGACCATTACCCCAAAAAAAATCTCAAGGGGGCTATCGCCCCCTTGACCCCCAAAAGGGTCGAATCACCCTAATAATCGAATTACCCAATGTTGCCGCGTCGCTTTAAGCCAAGATAACCTAACAAGCCAGTGCCAAACAACCAGATTATATTGGGTTCCGGCACGGCGGCAACATTGCCGGGGCTGACTGCCCATGCGTAAAACTGGTTGAGCTTACTGGTGTAGTTCTGGTTGCCACTGTAGGTATTGAAGTTCCATGCGTAGTAAGGAGTGGACGCATACTCCGTACCAGACCAGTACACAGAGGCTTGAACATTGCTGAACGGGCCTGAGGGGATGGAGCTGCCTGCTGTGCCACCCAGTTCGTTGTAAAACAGTTCACCTAGCTGACTGCTGGTTTGGTTGTAACCAATTGATGCATCGTTATCTGGAGTGGTGGGTAAAGCCCAATGACTGGAACCAGCGTAATGCTGGGTATCCAGGTAATTCACAAAAGCCTGCCCAGCCCACCAGTCTACCGTGCCGCCATTGCCGAAATCCGCAGCAGTCAGGGTGTAAGTGCCATTATCATAAGCATTGGGGGTGTCATGAATCACGCCGCCGCTGGCATTGATGATGGCAGTCACAATATTAGTGTAGCTGGTAGATTGATAAGCCCCTTCCCAAGTGCCTAATAGATTGGCGTCCTGGGTCCAGGTGGCATTGAGGCCGCTGTCGTAAATCCCTAAACCACCGGCGGTGGTGGTCAATGTAGCTTGGGCATTGAGGCTGGTGAGACTGAACAGCAGGCTGGCAGTCAATAAAGTTTTTCCGTGTGGCATGTATTACTCCTTAGCGTTTATGTTTCAGTTTGTTAGTGACTAGGCACGACATTTGAAACCTCCAGCGCTAGGTTGGTCTCTAGACTTAAGCACACTTCTATATAAGTTAAGTTATAGCTAGGGGCTAGGGGCTAGGGGCTAGGGGCTAGGGGCTAGGGGCTAGGGGCTAGGGGCTAGGGGCTAGGGGCTAGGGGCTAATTGTACGCATTTTAAAAATAGCATATTGCCCGCTATTAATCAATCCTTTTTTATGACCTGTTTTGCCTCTTACTACCCTAACAGGACTGCAGGGCGGGTTAGAAATGCACCAGATGCCCTTGCCGATCTAATTCGTAGCCTAGTGGTTGACCAACATTACTTTGACGGCAGCGCTAGAGTATGTAACGACTCTGAAAGGCATGGTTCGCGATTGATGCGCATCACTGCGTTCAGCACTTCCTAAAAACGGCACAAGACCGTATAACATAGCCTCGATGTAGCTACGCGGATCTAGGGTGCAGGTATCAAGTTGCTTTGGCTTCATGCGGTACGGGACATAGTTGAATTCCGCTGACCTTACTTTGATTAAGGCTAGGCTGCGAACCCCTCGATTCCACTACGTTGCATCGAGGCTACGGGTCGCGATGATGCGGGTTATGGTTGCCCGATAGCTAAACACTCTGTACTTGCGAAATTTTGGTGGCTTGCCTGGCGGCTAAGCCACCCTACTGGCGGTCGTTTTGATTAAGGTTATGTTGGTGTTTGCAGTTGATTTTGGTTGAAGCGGTGATTGGCATTGGTGAAGTCTGCTGACGCTGGTTTGATTAAGGCTGCACTGCGAATTCCTCGATTCCACTGCGTTGCATCGAGGCTACGGGTGGCTTTGATTAAGGCTGTGTTTGTGTTGATAGCTGATTTTGGTTGAAGCGGTGGTGGGCATTGGTGAATTCCGCTGACGCTGGTTTGATTAAGGCTGCGCTGCGAATTCCTCGATTCCACTGCGTTGCATCGAGGCTACGGGTGGCGATGATGCCGGCTATGGTTGCCGGTTGCGCTGGGTGTTTTTGGGATAGCTAAACACCCTAGAAGTTTTGGCGGCTTGCCTGGCGGCGAAGCCACCCTACATGACTAATTACCCAATGTTGCCGCGTCGCTTTAAGCCAAGATAACCTAACAAGCCAGTGCCAAACAACCAGATTATATTGGGTTCCGGTACGGCGGCAACATTGCCGGGGCTGACTGCCCATGCGTAAAACTGGATGACCTTACCGTTGAGGCCCTGGTTGCCATCGCCGGTATCGAAGCCCCATGCGTAGTGAGGATCAGCCGCATACTCCGTACCAGACCAGTACGCATAGGATTGCACATTGCTGAACGGGCCTGAAGGAATTGAACTGCCCGCTGTGCCACCCAGTTCGTTGTAAAACAGTTCACCTAGCTGACTGCTGGTTTGGTTGTAACCAATTGATGCATCAATTTCGGGAGTCGTGGGCAAGGCCCAATGGCTGGAGCCGCCGTAATGCTGGATATCCAGGTAATTTACAAAGGCAAGACCAGCCCACCAGTCTACCAGGCCGCCACTGCCGAAATCCGCAGCACTTAAGGTGTAGGTTCCGGTGGGATCAAAACCATTGGGAGTGTCATGAACCACGCCGCCGCTGGCATTGATAATGGCGGTGACTATATTATTGTAGCTGGTGGATTGATATGCGCCTTCCCATGTACCTATCAGATTGGCATCCTGGGTCCAGGTGGCATTGAGGCCGCTGTCGTAAATTCCTAAACCGCCGGCGGTGGTGGTTAAGGTGGCGTTGGCATTGAGACCGGTGAGACTGAGCAGCAGGCTGGCGGTCAATAGAGTTTTTCCGTGTGGCATGTATTACTCCTTAGCGTTTATGTTTCAGCTTGTTAATGACTGGGTACGACATTTGAAACCTCCAGCGCTAGGCTGGTCTCTAGATTGAAGTACGCCTATAGTTAAGTATAGGCCAATGTATATTGACGGATGATTACCCATTGGGCCACCCAATCTTATTAGGTGCCAACTCTGGAAGCGTATCGTGCGCGATTGATGCGCATCACTTCGTTCAGCACATCCTCCGCGGTATCCGTCAATATAACATTGGTGGACTATTAGGGCTTATTAGCACTATTTTAGGTAGCTAGTCAACATTAGCATATGGCCGGCCACTTATCAAAGTTATATGGCCTTTTTAGAGTGGGGTTGATGGGGTGTGCGCCGCTAACCCGCCCAACGTTGAGTAGCTACAAGTTTTCTTGCTTAAAGCATTTTGCCGAAAATCGACATACCAATTTCCACGGCAATCAGCCAGATAATGATCCATTCCAAAATGGATGAATGCAGATGCTTTTGCTCATCTGCCAGCATTTCCAACAATTCATGTATGGTTTCCAGTTTTTTAGACAACACATCGGTACGCTGACGAATTTCCAGATAATTGGCCGCCAAAGAATAAATACCCTGGTATTCGGGGTGTTCCCAAAAAAACTCTGGGGTATCCAGCAGGTCATAATTAAGAATGATGTCACTTTTGGTCAAAAACAGCTGACCGCGAATTTTTGCCATGGCCTTGCGGTTAAGTTTGATTTTACCATCCCGCGCCAGGGATTCCGGCAAATGGCTGGTGGCGTGTATGGTATCGATGGCATTGCCTTCGAAGGCCGCCAGTTTAATGGATTGAGCCATGGCATGAGACATGGCCAGCAGCACTTTGACATCCCCGGAGCGTAACTCGATATGATCATGCTGAAACCGGTCGTGCTCACAGCCGATTTCATAACTAAAATTATCTTCCTGGGGATTACTGTCAGGTTTTACTGCATATTCCAGCAATAAGGCCTGCAAGGCGCGACGTTCATCCAGGCTGATATTCCAGTGCACCACGACACCATAGGAAAACACGATAGAACAGCCATCCTTATAATCCAGGATCAAAGCATTTCTGAATACCTGGGCACGAGTGGTATCCAGCAATTTTTCCCGCAATTCCGGAAAACGGAAAGATTGCGCCAAACACACAGTCAGACAGTGATTAATTGCTCGATTCTGTGACATATTGATCTACTCCAGACCTTAAAAACAAAAGCTAATCGTAATTATTCCGTGCAACATTGTATTAGCCTTTTTTAACAATTGGTTAGCCTGAAAATGATGCACTACGCTGCGTTTAGTACATCCTTCGACTACCTGTTTTTCAAGGGATACTTGGACACTGAATAGCATAATAATCGGCTAAAGCCGCAAGTCGGGCCGAAGAAACAATGTGTTTCTTAAGAGAGTTACAGCTAATCCACTATTACCGCGCTGATGGCTCTCTGCCACCCTGACCAAACCGTCCGAAAACAAAATTTGATAGGCAAGAGATAACACCACTGCTGTAAAACAGTTAAAATGCTCGTTTATACCATTAATTTCAGAACATATTACCCTGTGTCATGCCAAGCAACTATAACACCGATGATTTAAGAATATGCGAAACCAAAGAAGTGGTTGCCCCGATTCAGGTTCACGATGAAATTCCCATGACTGAAACGGCTGCGGCGACTATTTTAAAAACTCGCGCTGCCATACACAATATTCTAAACGGTACAGATGACCGTTTGCTGGTGGTGATAGGCCCTTGTTCGATTCACGATCCTCAGGCCGCCGTGGAATACGCCAAACGGATTAAACAGATCAGTGATAGCTTACAGGCTGACCTGCTGATTGTGATGCGGGTTTATTTTGAAAAACCCCGTACCACAGTGGGCTGGAAAGGTTTAATCAACGATCCCGATCTGAACTCAAGTTTTGACATTAACAAAGGCTTGCGTCTGGCCCGTCAGGTATTGCTTGATGTCAACAATCTAGGGGTACCGGCTGCTACCGAATATCTGGATTTAATCACGCCGCAATATGTTTCCGATCTGATTTCCTGGGGTGCCATCGGTGCCAGAACCACCGAAAGCCAGGTGCACCGGGAATTGGCTTCAGGCCTGTCCTGTCCGGTAGGCTTTAAAAATGCCACTGACGGCGGCATTAAGATTGCCATAGACGCGATTAATGCGGCAATGAGTCCACACCATTTTCTCTCGGTAGCCAAAGACGGCAAATCGGCGATTTTTTCCACCCGTGGCAACGAAGATGTCCACATTATCCTCAGAGGCGGCAACAACCGGCCTAATTATGATGAGGTCAGTGTAGACCAGGTGGCGGAAGGCCTGCAAAAAGCCGGCTTACCCGCCAATATCATGATTGATTTCAGTCATGCCAATTGCCAGAAAAAATTCGAACGCCAAATGCATGTGGCCCAGGATGTGGCCGGACAAATCGCCAACGGCGATATCCGCATCATCGGCGCCATGGTTGAAAGCCATCTGGTGGCCGGTCGCCAGGATGTTGAAGAAGGCAAGCCGCTGGTTTTTGGGCAAAGTATTACCGATGCCTGCCTGGGCTGGCAAGACAGCAGCAAATTATTAGACGATATGGCCGCAGCCGTTCGGCAGCGCCGCGCACACAGCAAGGTTTAAAGCATGAAAATACAGGTCAATGGCGACAGCCGCGAATACGCGGAACACACAACTGTAGCCCAGGTAATAGCAGATTTGGGCTTGACCGGCAAACGTATTGCCGTGGAATTGAATAAAGAAATCCTGCCTTTTAACCAGCACAACAGCCAATACCTGCATGATGCTGATCGCCTGGAAATTGTTCAGGCCATTGGCGGCGGTCAAGCTGATTATTTTACTCTGGCCGGCAAACACTACACTTCGCGGTTACTGGTGGGTACCGGCAAGTATAAAGATCTGGAAGAAACCCGGCTGGCTATTGAAGCCAGCGGTGCTGAAATCGTCACCGTGGCTATCCGCCGTACCAATATCGGCCAAAACCCCGGTGAACCCAATCTGCTGGATGTAATATCGCCGGATAAATACACCATCCTGCCCAATACCGCCGGCTGTTATACCGCTGATGAAGCGGTAAGAACCTGCCGTCTGGCAAGGGAACTGTTGGGTGGGCATAATCTGGTGAAACTGGAAGTGCTGGCCGATCAGTTAACCCTGTTTCCCGATGTGGCGGAAACCTTTGGCGCCGCTGAATTACTGGTTAAAGATGGTTTTGATGTCATGGTTTATACCAATGATGATCCTATAGCCGCCAAACGCTTGGAAGATATCGGCTGCGTAGCGGTGATGCCGCTGGCCGCGCCTATCGGTTCCGGGCTGGGTATCCGTAACCCGTACAATATTTTGACTATCGTCGAAAACGCTAAAGTGCCGATTCTGGTGGATGCCGGCGTCGGCACGGCTTCTGATGCCGCCATTGCCATGGAATTGGGCTGCGACGGGGTTCTGATGAATACCGCGATTGCTGCCGCCAGAAACCCGGTGTTGATGGCTTCAGCCATGCGCAAAGGCATAGAAGCAGGCCGCGAAGCTTATCTGGCCGGCCGGATGCCGCGCAAACGCTTTGCCTCGGCTTCATCACCGATAGACGGTTTATTTTTATAGTCTTAACCGGACAACAGCCCTAGTTCCAGCAATGCCAGACTCCTTAAAAATCGACCCGGCCAAAATCCGCAGCTTTATCCGTCGTCAAGGCCGGGCCACCGCCGGACAAAAGCAGGCCCTGGAAACGCATTGGCAAAGCTATTGCCTGCCGATCTCAGCCGATTTTGATGCCGAACAGGTGTTTGGTCGCAGTGCGCCGCTGATTGTAGAAATCGGCTTTGGCAACGGCAGCAGTCTGGCCGATATGGCGGCGGCCAATCCTGAGCTGAATTATCTGGGCATAGAAGTGCACCGACCTGGGGTGGGCCACCTGCTGATGTTACTGGCGGAGCGCAATATCAGCAATGTCAGGATTTACCATCATGATGCCATTGAAATTCTGGAACAAAAAATTCCTGATCACAGCATCAGCGGCGTGCACCTGTTTTTCCCCGACCCCTGGCAAAAACGCCGCCATCACAAACGCCGCATTGTCCGGCCCAGTTTTGTGGAATTGCTCAATCAAAAACTGCGAGTCGGCGGTTATTTTCACGCGGCAACTGACTGGGCGCATTATGCCAAAGATATGCTGGGCATACTCTCTGCCGGCCAGGGTTTACAAAACAGCAGCCCCAGCCGGGACTATTGCCCCCGCCCTGATTATCGGCCACTTACCAAGTTTGAAAACCGGGGCCTGAAATTGGGCCATGGGGTATGGGATTTGATTTTCCGGAAGATTTAACAGCTGCTATTATTCGCTCAGGGTACTCCGCAACCGGCCCCCTGATCCCCGGCAACCCACGGCAGGAACCCCAGGCGTGAACCAGCTCCGCAAACTTGTTTCCCAAACCGCTATTTACGGCCTGAGCAGTATTGTCGGCCGCTTTCTTAATTATCTGCTGGTACCGCTGTATACCTACACTTTTTCTACCGGTGAATACGGCGTGGTATCCGAGTTTTATGCCTATGCCGGATTCCTGGCAGTAGTGCTGGTGCTGGGATTGGAAACCGGCTATTTCCGTTTCCGGCAGAACGCCGAATTTGACACTCAGGCCATTTACGGCAGCGCCCTGGGTTTTTTAAGCCTGTTCAATGTGATATTTTTCTGTGCGGTGCTGATCTGGCGGCAAGCATTGGCCGACTGGCTGCACTATCC
Coding sequences within it:
- the thiS gene encoding sulfur carrier protein ThiS is translated as MKIQVNGDSREYAEHTTVAQVIADLGLTGKRIAVELNKEILPFNQHNSQYLHDADRLEIVQAIGGGQADYFTLAGKHYTSRLLVGTGKYKDLEETRLAIEASGAEIVTVAIRRTNIGQNPGEPNLLDVISPDKYTILPNTAGCYTADEAVRTCRLARELLGGHNLVKLEVLADQLTLFPDVAETFGAAELLVKDGFDVMVYTNDDPIAAKRLEDIGCVAVMPLAAPIGSGLGIRNPYNILTIVENAKVPILVDAGVGTASDAAIAMELGCDGVLMNTAIAAARNPVLMASAMRKGIEAGREAYLAGRMPRKRFASASSPIDGLFL
- a CDS encoding DUF1566 domain-containing protein, encoding MPHGKTLLTASLLLSLTGLNANATLTTTAGGLGIYDSGLNATWTQDANLIGTWEGAYQSTSYNNIVTAIINASGGVVHDTPNGFDPTGTYTLSAADFGSGGLVDWWAGLAFVNYLDIQHYGGSSHWALPTTPEIDASIGYNQTSSQLGELFYNELGGTAGSSIPSGPFSNVQSYAYWSGTEYAADPHYAWGFDTGDGNQGLNGKVIQFYAWAVSPGNVAAVPEPNIIWLFGTGLLGYLGLKRRGNIG
- a CDS encoding RNA-directed DNA polymerase → MIAFEQHLELFSFASLYQHYLLCRRHKRNTFNALRFEARQELNLLELSAALQDRSYRPSASVCFVTERPKLREIFAADFRDRIVHHVLVHELERYWESVFIHDSYACRQDKGIHKAVDRLTQFIRSASGNGKRRAYYLQLDVRNYFMRIDKHLLWSLLKPHIDSPEVLWLCKLLVFHDCTAHYSYKGKPGLLQHMPPHKSLLQSEAGKGLPIGNLNSQFFANVYLNCLDQFVKHQLKCRYYLRYCDDFVLLDTNPEQLVVWHEQIRRFLAEKLLLALNDNRDKLRPVGNGVDFLGYIVRADYRLVRRRVVNNLRSKLLDFARLMVQQQPEYTIYRFDADLLAQCRSTLASYLGHLSHADSFDLRKSIWHDFSFLHQYFRIDSTFLALQPLYELPKQFSSARRQNHWLNKQFSGDVLLFQVGCYYEFYHPAYDGLAVSLGLKPLKKNRRGARFGVPLSWGTHLAKRLLAEGRQVLWVTERDGLSAGGVKCRRPAERWIGLAGKQSADAKST
- a CDS encoding RMD1 family protein → MSQNRAINHCLTVCLAQSFRFPELREKLLDTTRAQVFRNALILDYKDGCSIVFSYGVVVHWNISLDERRALQALLLEYAVKPDSNPQEDNFSYEIGCEHDRFQHDHIELRSGDVKVLLAMSHAMAQSIKLAAFEGNAIDTIHATSHLPESLARDGKIKLNRKAMAKIRGQLFLTKSDIILNYDLLDTPEFFWEHPEYQGIYSLAANYLEIRQRTDVLSKKLETIHELLEMLADEQKHLHSSILEWIIIWLIAVEIGMSIFGKML
- a CDS encoding four helix bundle protein — its product is MARYEHLPIYRDALNLAVHFEKIVANFSRYHKYTLGSELRNASRKTVTLIIQANNQSDKQQALGTLRDQLEELLLLVRIAKEAQAFKSFNAYSHVVELTAKVCRQNEGWLKSQSQSPQKKPDKSARMR
- the aroG gene encoding 3-deoxy-7-phosphoheptulonate synthase AroG — protein: MPSNYNTDDLRICETKEVVAPIQVHDEIPMTETAAATILKTRAAIHNILNGTDDRLLVVIGPCSIHDPQAAVEYAKRIKQISDSLQADLLIVMRVYFEKPRTTVGWKGLINDPDLNSSFDINKGLRLARQVLLDVNNLGVPAATEYLDLITPQYVSDLISWGAIGARTTESQVHRELASGLSCPVGFKNATDGGIKIAIDAINAAMSPHHFLSVAKDGKSAIFSTRGNEDVHIILRGGNNRPNYDEVSVDQVAEGLQKAGLPANIMIDFSHANCQKKFERQMHVAQDVAGQIANGDIRIIGAMVESHLVAGRQDVEEGKPLVFGQSITDACLGWQDSSKLLDDMAAAVRQRRAHSKV
- the trmB gene encoding tRNA (guanosine(46)-N7)-methyltransferase TrmB, giving the protein MPDSLKIDPAKIRSFIRRQGRATAGQKQALETHWQSYCLPISADFDAEQVFGRSAPLIVEIGFGNGSSLADMAAANPELNYLGIEVHRPGVGHLLMLLAERNISNVRIYHHDAIEILEQKIPDHSISGVHLFFPDPWQKRRHHKRRIVRPSFVELLNQKLRVGGYFHAATDWAHYAKDMLGILSAGQGLQNSSPSRDYCPRPDYRPLTKFENRGLKLGHGVWDLIFRKI
- a CDS encoding DUF1566 domain-containing protein, with amino-acid sequence MPHGKTLLTASLLFSLTSLNAQATLTTTAGGLGIYDSGLNATWTQDANLLGTWEGAYQSTSYTNIVTAIINASGGVIHDTPNAYDNGTYTLTAADFGNGGTVDWWAGQAFVNYLDTQHYAGSSHWALPTTPDNDASIGYNQTSSQLGELFYNELGGTAGSSIPSGPFSNVQASVYWSGTEYASTPYYAWNFNTYSGNQNYTSKLNQFYAWAVSPGNVAAVPEPNIIWLFGTGLLGYLGLKRRGNIG